From one Labeo rohita strain BAU-BD-2019 chromosome 8, IGBB_LRoh.1.0, whole genome shotgun sequence genomic stretch:
- the aplnra gene encoding apelin receptor A, with the protein MEPTPDYADSYDYYEDNETACDYSEWEPSYSLIPVLYMLIFILGLSGNGVVIFTVWRAKSKRRAADVYIGNLALADLTFVITLPLWAVYTALGYHWPFGVALCKISSYVVLVNMYASVFCLTCLSFDRYLAIVHSLSSGRLRSRATMLASLGAIWFLSCLLAVPTLLFRTTVDDAGSNRTTCAMDFSLVTLNQRHESLWIAGLSLSSSALGFLLPFLAMTVCYCFIGCTVTRHFSHLRKEDQKKRRLLKIITTLVVVFAFCWTPFHVLKSMDALSYLDLAPTSCGFLNFLLLAHPYATCLAYVNSCLNPFLYAFFDLRFRSQCLCLLNLKKAMHGHMSSMSSTLSAQTQKSEVQSLATKV; encoded by the coding sequence ATGGAGCCAACGCCGGATTACGCTGACTCTTATGACTACTATGAAGATAACGAGACTGCGTGCGACTACTCGGAGTGGGAGCCGTCTTACTCTCTCATTCCcgtgctgtacatgctcattTTCATCCTCGGTCTCTCCGGGAACGGCGTGGTTATCTTCACTGTCTGGCGCGCCAAATCCAAACGACGCGCGGCTGACGTTTACATCGGCAACCTGGCGCTTGCGGACCTGACGTTCGTCATCACGCTGCCGCTGTGGGCTGTGTACACCGCGCTGGGTTACCACTGGCCGTTTGGCGTGGCTCTCTGCAAGATCAGCAGCTATGTGGTGCTTGTCAACATGTACGCAAGCGTTTTCTGCCTGACCTGCTTGAGTTTTGACCGCTACCTTGCCATCGTGCACTCTCTGTCCAGCGGACGGCTCCGGTCACGCGCCACAATGCTGGCGTCGCTGGGTGCCATCTGGTTCCTCTCGTGCCTGCTGGCCGTGCCAACTCTCCTGTTTCGCACTACGGTGGACGACGCCGGGAGCAACCGCACCACCTGTGCAATGGACTTCAGCCTGGTCACTCTCAATCAGCGTCACGAATCCCTTTGGATTGCAGGTCTGAGCCTTTCGTCCTCCGCTCTTGGGTTTCTTCTGCCTTtcttggccatgactgtatgctACTGCTTCATCGGCTGCACGGTCACCCGGCATTTCAGCCACCTGCGCAAGGAAGACCAGAAGAAGCGTCGTCTGCTGAAGATCATCACTACCTTGGTGGTGGTTTTTGCATTCTGCTGGACCCCCTTCCATGTGCTGAAGAGCATGGATGCGCTGTCATATCTAGACCTGGCACCTACCTCTTGCGGCTTCCTGAATTTTCTGCTCCTGGCTCATCCGTACGCCACGTGCCTGGCGTATGTCAACAGCTGCCTCAACCCGTTCCTCTATGCTTTCTTTGACCTGCGCTTCCGCTCACAGTGCCTGTGTCTGCTGAATCTGAAGAAGGCCATGCATGGGCACATGAGCTCCATGTCTTCAACTCTCAGCGCCCAGACTCAAAAGTCAGAGGTGCAGTCGCTGGCCACCAAAGTGTGA